The genome window AATCCCGCACCCTCCAGGTATGCCAACGCTCGATACGCGGAGTCCCGGCTCATGCCGTACTTCGCAAGCAACTTCCGGTTGATGCGTACGAGCTTGTCCCTATCGCAGTGATGCACGGCCCACATCGCGAGCGCCAGGTGCAACGACTTCGCAGGCAGTTTGGCAGCGCGGGTAATCCACCATTCGGGGATAGGTCCGCGAATGAACGGCACGGAGGTTGTCCCGACTGACTTGCGGGTTCTCCGTTGGGACCGCTCGATGTTGGCTCGAGCTTCTGTTGAGAGGCGCAAATCATCCAGGGAGAGTTTCACTTCTTCCATGGGTCTCTACTCCAGTAAGAGGTAGGTAGTATCTATAAAAGGAGAATCTAATAAGGAGAATCTAATAAGGAGAATGGACGGGTGTTGCCAAACCAACAAGTGATACGCTCAAACCAACAAGTGCTGTTGGTTTCGCAACATGTTGGATTGGGTAAGTAGCTCGGAAACCTCTCCCCACATTCGTTCACCCCGGGGGTCGGAGTAGCGTTCGGGGTAGCGAATGATCTTCGCATCGGATCGCAACTCGAATCCGTCGAGTACCGTGGCGGACGCCTCTCGCATGACGGCTTGAGTCGCGGCGACCACGTGGTCGATTTCTTCGTCGGCACCCTCCACCAAGACCGCATCGTGTACCGGGGCGCAGACCGTAATGCCTCGCTCGGTTGCCAGGCAGCAGGCCAGCCGGAGCATTTCGGCCCCGTTGGCTTGCATTGGAAAGTTCGCCAGCGATCGCGGATTACTCTTGCCGCCGACATGCACCCGCCAGCCGAATACGGTCCAAAGTGATCCCCGGAGCATCGCGTGGTCGACGCAGGCTTGGGACCATTTCCAGAATCGTGGATAGGCCGCCCGATGCAGGTCGAGTAGCTCACGGGCATAGGCTTCAGGTTGCCCCAGCGACTGCGCCAGACTCGCCGGTCCCATGCCGTACTGCGTCGCCAGAATGCAGACCTTGCACCGGTCCCGTTCCGCTGGGTGCGATTGCTTCGTCGCGTCACGGGGGATTAGCCCGGCTTGCTTGGCGAATTCGAGGTACGGGTCGCCGCTCGCGTATGCGTGGCGCATGGCCGGATCGTCGGAGAGTACCGCCGCGATGCCGAATTCCTGCTGCGACCAGTCGATGTAGGCTACCGCTTGCCCGGGCGATGGCTTGATGAGTCCGCGCAGCCAGACCGACGGGCCGAAGATGAACTTCGCATTGCTCGGCTGATTGCGTCCCGTGGTGGAACGAAAGGGAGACAGCAAGCAGCGATTGCGACCGTCGGCGCCCACGGCCAAGTCGGAGAACAACCGCATCTCACCCAGCGAATGCCGTAGCTCGCGGAGCGGAGCGACTTGCGCATAGGTGCGGGCCATTTGGCGGAACGTGTCATCGTCTAGGGCCAGCGCACCGCTCGCCAGCCGGGGCCACGGAATATCTTCCGCAATCAGATACCGGGCGAATCGTTCCGCACTGAACGTCATCGCCTGCGCGGGGTCGGTCTCGCCGGGGTTGTTTCGCAGTAGATCGACGGCGCGGGCTATTAACTCGGGGTCGTGCTTAACCGGCTTCGGCCGTGCCGGCTCGCGGAGCGTCTCCCATAGGAGTGCCGCATAGTCACGGCCGTCGTCGCCGTCGTAACCGGGGCCGATGCCTAGCTCGGGGTAGCGGCCGGCAATCTCCCGCGCGGTCACGTCGAGTCCCGGGTAATCGCTATGGTCGCCGCCCCGACCATGCCGCCCGCCACGCCGCTCCCAGTCTTCAATTTTCCGCACGGTCAATCCGGTGTCACGTCTAGCCGCGGCTTTCGCCCGTTCCCATTCCAGCCGGCTATCGAGTTCTCGTTTCCACACGTAGTCGAGGGCTTCCGCCAAGTGGTGCGGGTCGAGTTCGTTATGGTGGGCCTCGGTGAAGACCGCCGCGCCGGCCGGAGTGCTCGGGTCGATGCGCTTTTGACCACGCGGAACGTACACGCCAAAGTCGGCGTCGATCCGTTCGATAAGTTGACCTTGAATGGACCGCCAAGACTCGCGGAGTTGCTCCAGGCTTTCCACGTCGATCGGCACGCCAGCCGATTCCATGCGTGCAGCCGCCGCCATATAGCGGCCCCGCAAGATGGCACGCGGGAGGTCAATCTCCGGCAGCATCTTGGGCAACAGTTTCGCCAGTGCGTCCACGTCCGTTTGGCAGTAGTCGAGTAAGGCGACTTGCTCGGCGTCGGTGTAATCGTTGCCACGCATCGCAAGTTCTCGCATCTCTTGCTTCTCCGCCGCTTCGATGCCGCCGAGTCCATAGTGGACCAGCGCGCCGAGTAAGCCATTCCCACACGTGGTGGGTAGGCCATTCGAGGCGTTGCGAAACTCGACGTACAAGTCGAGGATTCGCTCGGGCATCGGCCAGTCAAGCGACAGATAACAGCCGAGTTCCGCACTGGCATAGTAAGCGACGAACAGCGTCCGTCGTCCGGTATCGAACGGCGGGATGCGCAATGCGTGCAACTCGTCACGCCACAAGCGCAGCAGCCGCCCGGAGCGGAATTCCCGCGCCACCAGGCAGAGCGGTTGTGGGCGCTCGCCCGGCGGCGCGGAGAATTCAAAGTCCGCCAACCAGATTTCGCGGAACGTGTCGATCATGCTTCGCCGCGGAGTTGCTTGAGAACCGGGTGATCTAACACGGCGATAAACCGCGACTGAAAGCAGAGCTTGACGCACTGCTGGAACGACAACTCCGGCCACTCCGGTTCCGCCAGTTCTCCAGACGCGACGAACACGTCGTAGAGTCCGGCTTGCATGTTCGCCGCCACGCGCACCCACTTCGTCTCCGCCGCATGCGCCGCCGCGAGCATCGAATCATTCCAGGCGTTTGGCCTACCATCCGACGATGGCAGCTTGCACCGCCACAAAAACGGGTTGTTCTGCTTCGTGGTCGCCAGCAGCAGCACGACGGGTTGCAAGAATTCCGCTACGTCGCCATGCAAGCGCGGGTCGACGATGTAGTCCTCGCGGTTGATGCGATCTTCGAGGATCGCAGTTTGGAGTCGCCATTCATCGCCCGGCATGACGCGGACAAACTCTTGCCGATCAGGTTTGCGGCAGCGGAGCGTGGTGAGCATCTTCTTGACGCCGAGCGTCTCGCCGAAGTTCTGCGAAAGCCGGAGTCGGTCCAGGTCAAACGGGTCTGGCGCGGCCTCCGCTGGCGCCGCTTTGCCGTTGGTTAGATGAACGTCAATTGTCGATGCGTCGGACATGGTGAAACCTCGATCGTTTTGGGTTTGGTTGTGGTCTTCGTCCGCTTCGGGTAGATGCCGTGCATGCGTCGGCATTGCCCGCAGAGAGCAAACACGCCGCCGCGAGTCGGAACGCGCAATGCGATCGCAGGGCGGACTTGGCACAGGTGGCAGTCACTCACGTCGTGATCCCCCGAAAGGGATTGGATCGCCACGCAAGTTGCGGAACAGAATCCGCGAGAGTAAGATTCATTCGCACAGTACAACTCCAGTTTGAGCTACCGCCCCGGTTCGCACCCGGGGCGGCAGCGTTTGATGGTTAAGCCTCCACAATCGCGGCGAGTTCCTCGATTTCGCGTTCGAGTGAATCAATCGCCGAGTCCAGCTCCATTCGCTCCCACTGTGCATCTTGCGTGTAGGATTGCAGGGTGCCGACACGACTGCGGACGGAGTTCAGGTCGAGTTTGCTCTTGAGCACTCGCCCGCGATCGTTCATGGCGGCCTCGACCGTACGCATCAGCTCACTGCGTGTTTTGTCCATCTGCTGAAAGACATGAAGCAGACCTCTGGCGGCAGACTCGCATTCATACAGCCCGCCGAAGTCCTCAACGACGTCTCCCAAACTTCGCTGTTTCTGTTGCACAGCCATTGCACGAATCTCCAGCACGGCACTTTGAAGAAACGCCCCAGCCGCCGCCGTGAAAGCAGAGGGGCGCGGGGTTAGTTTTGGGAATCGCCGCAATCGACCGTGCGGGCTTCGAGAAACGCCAACACGTCTTCGCGCCGGTATCTGATGTTCCGCCCGACGCGAGTGAATCGAAGCGGGTAGCGGCGATGATGCCGCCAAGCGACCAGAGTGGCCGGCTTCACGTCGAGGATGTGGGCAACTTGCTCAGTGTCGAGCAACGCGGGAATGTCTACGGCTAGCATGTTTCACCTGAGTTGAATTTGGTCAGTGACCAGCAACGTCAGGCGAAGTCTAGACGGGAATAACGCGCAAACAGTACGCGCTTAGTTAGCGCTAAGTGCGCATCAACCGAGTTTGAGTCGGCATCCCGACTTGTTGCTAGTTTCAAGCAACTTTTGAATCGGCTCAGGACACTGTTTGCGCAGTGTATCGGTCCGCGTTCCGAGCAAACGATTATCAAGCTCTTTGGCATCTGACGCGCTGACCCACGCACCCGCCGGGGAATTCAGCATTTCCAGCCACACGGCGAGCTGTGTTGATTTGAGCTGCAATCGCTTATCGTCGAGCGTGGCGCACAGGCCATTCACGTCAATTGACAAACGATGCTTCGCGGCCGGCGGCTTCGGGTTGGGGTGCCCTTTGGCAAACGGCAACAGATTCTCCATCGCAATGCCAAACTCTGCAATTGCGGCGGCATCCCCTTCGTAGTTCAAGTTGCGGCGCTCGTATGACGCCTCACAAACGGCATCGATAAATCTGCGATGCACGTCGGCGACACGAGTAATTCGGTCCGCAATCTCGGGACGCGCTTGCAATGCGGCTGAGTAAGCATTTTTCCAGGCGATGTTGCTGACCACTTCATGCAGCAGCGGCGGTTTAGGAATAACCTCTCCGGTCAAGGCGTCCTTGCGCGGCGGGCTTTGGTCCTCATAAAAACCCATCGAAGTGTGCCAGCCGCTTTCATTCTCGGGATTCGGCACCGGCTGATACGCTGGCTCCAACCAGCCGTTGCGGTGAAGTTCTAGTCCGTGTTGGTGTGTCCAAGCAAGCGAATTGTGGTGTGATGCCACCTCGTGAATGAACCTCGCCAATGCGTCCATCACTTCGCCCTCCCTGCCGCCAATAAAGCGTCCACGGCCTTGGTGACCGATTCGCGGACCGTGGATTGCGTGAGTCGCGAGTAAACCGCCGTCGCCGATGAACCGGGCGAATGCCCTAGCGAAGCGCCGATGATGGTCTGACTAGCACCGCCAATCGCCTGCCAGCTTCCCAGCGTCCGGCGAAGATCATGCAATCGCAGGTCGGTAATCCCAGCCGCCGCACAAATCGCCCGCCATGCCTTGTCCGGTTGCGAGGCGTGACCGCTCTTGCTATCGCTCCGGTTGGCAGGGAACACCCACGGCGAGCCCGTCACAATCTCACGCTGGGCTTCTAAGACCTCCACGGCCTGTGGTGCCAACTCGACGTTGACCGGCTTGCCGCTCTTGGTCTCCGGCAGCCGCCATACGGCGCGTTGCCAGTCGATTTGCTCCCATCGGGCCGCCAGCGCGTTCGCGCGTCTCACGCCCGTCAGCAGCAGCAGCCGGAAGTAATTGCGCCAGGCGGCGTCTGGACAATCGTCGATGGCTCGTAGCAGTTTCGGCACTTCATCGGGCAGCAGGAATCTGTCCCGGGATTGTTCCTTGAACCGATCCACGGCGAGGGCTGGGTTGTCGCCCTTCCAGCCGAGTTTGCCGGCAGCGGTGCTGAATAGTTTGCCGACCAGTTCGATAACTCTGTTCGCCTGGTACTGACCGTGGTCGGTGCCGAGTCGAGTGTGGAAAGCTTGGACCTCTTCGGTGCGGATGGTCGCCAGCCGTCGATTTTTCCACGGCGACAGGTAGGCGTTGAACATCCGCTCATCTTCGCGCCACGTCTTTTTCTTCAACCGGGCGAAGTGCTCCAAGTGGAAGTTGAATACGTCGCCGAGCGTGACCTCGGCGCGGCGGTTCCGCTTGGCTTCTTGCGGGTCTTGCCCATCGGCGACTTGCCCGTTGATTTTCGCCGCTACTTTGCGGGCTTGCTCGATGCTGGTCCCCGGGAACGTCCCGATACGTACGCGCTGGGGCCGACCATCGACACGGCCATTGCGGTAGAACGTCCGGCCGCCGGCTTGCGTGACCGCCAAGCATAGCCCTGGCACAAGTTCGTCATAGACGAAGATGCGCCCTTCCGCCGGTGCCGGGAATCGCTCTAGCGATCCCTTGGAGAATCGAAACTTGATTGGCTCGGCACGGCCATCGGGGTCCGCAACCCGCAACTTGCTACGCATCGTGTAGCCTCACTGGGTCGGTTCTGTGCTACGTCTGTGCTACGCACTCGGTCAATTCCCATGAATCTGGGTGTAGCACAATGTATGCGTGAAACGGCGGAAAGTAAAGCAGTATAGACGCTTATCAATCTCGATGAACCAGTGAGCATGCGCCTTTACACTGGCTCTGAACCAGTTAGCCTAGGTTCGAATCCTAGTTCCCCAATTTCTCTCCTTGATCGGGAACTACCTGTCCCAGCCGGCCAGGTTGAGTCGCGGCGCTTCCACGGTCACGCGCGGCCTTCCAGTGTCTTCAGGTTCTTGTAGGAAACCGCGCCGCGCGCCGTCGTGATGGTCTTCAGAGCTTTGCAAAGGCTTTCGACCGCGTCGATGTAGTTTTGGTCGGGCTTGGACTTGTCTTTGGCGATCGTGTTTTTGTGGTCGACCAAGTCGTCGACCCCTTCGAAAAAGACTTCCAAAGCCACGCGCGCCTCCGTGACCTGAGTGCGGGCCGCCGCCTTGGAATAGGCCTGCATCGCCTTTTCGGCCTGCTTCGCGGCATTAAGCGTCTTGAACTTCTTTTCCAGTTCGCTGTACTTCTTGGCCTCGGTTTTGAACTTGGCCAGAGCGGCGTCCATGTCTCCTTCGAGGGAGATGATGTCGATCTTCGTGTTGGTCGGGCTTTTCGTTTGTTGCAGCTTCTCCAGTTCCCGTGCCACGGGCGTCTCGAACCCGATCACCACTTTGTTAAAGGTCGCGCCCGCCATGTGGATTTCACTCAGGGCGTTCGAGGCGGTCTGATCTGTGACTTCGTTGGATTTGGTTCTCGCTTCGCCCGCGAAGGTCAGCACCTTCACCGCAGTTTTTTCGATGACGGCGTGCAGCGCGGTGAGGGCGTCCATCACAGCCTTACGATGTCCCTTGCCGAATGCCGCGTCGACCTCTTTGAGCGCCGGCGTCATCCCGGTGTCGGCCTTCAGAAACGTGGCGGCGAGCTTCTTAAAATCGGCCGGAATCGCGGCGCCGCCGTTCTGCAGTTCCGTCAGAACGTTCGCCTTGAAGGCCTTCTTTTCCTTTTCCCAGTCTTTGAGAAACGCGGTCATCGAATGCCACTCCTGCCAGGTTGAAAGTTGCTCGTCAAAGCTGAAAAGCCGCCTGCCGGGAGCAGTATCGCAGATTGATTTGGAGGGGCAAGCGGCGACGCAATGCGAGACGACGCCTCAGGTCTCCCCCAGACCGTCTCCGACACCGATTGGGCGTTCGGCGTTGCAGCCACGGCCGGCGCCACGTATTTCTTCACGCCCAAGTTGTTCCTCGACCTGAGCTACACGTTCGCCAACCCCTTCCCGGAAGAATTCCATGCGGAATCGCCGTTCCACAACGAGTTCTACAGCCCGCGCGTCTACGAAGGGACGCTGGTCGGCGACTACACGGCGGAAATGAGCATGCACTTGCTGACGATCTCGCTGAACGTGGGGTTCTGAACGCACTCCGCCAGGCAATTTTGTAGGTCAGGCACCCCGGTCGAAGTCGAAGCTGCTTGCCCCGCCGAAGCATCCTGCAAAGTCCAGAGTCGTTGAAGGCTAATTGCCTGACAAGGAAGAGCGGCCGCGTTCCGTCAGGCAATTTGCCGGCAACTTCTCTGGTTGTTGCGACGGCTAATCGCTGTACGAGCGTTTCGACTTCGGCGAGGGTGCCTGACCTACAGGATTGGATTGGGCGCCATCGTTTAGATTTGCATCACGAAGCTAAGTTTTCTCGCTCAGGTCGGCATCGTCGGCATGCAGCCGATGCAGCATCCGATGCACGACGGGTCCCAGAGCGATGCCCGCGATGACGAGCACCGCGAACCCGCTGTAGAGTGCATAGATACCCGCAAAGATTTTTCCGGCCGCGGTCTCAGGTTGCATCAAAGGGCCCATGCCGGACAAGATCATCGACGCATTCAGGAAGGCGTCGATCCAGGAAAGATCCTCCAAATAATGATAGCCTGCCATCCCGGCTACGAGCGACAACACGATCAGCCCCATGCCCACGCCGACGCTGATCAGCAATCGCTTGAGGAATTGAAACCCGGGGAGGAGCGGCTGGCCAACGTGTTCGAAACGCAGTTTCATGCGAGCATCATACCGCAACACTCGCCTAGTTGCCGAGTAGCGCGGCGAGCGTGAACGGAGCGCCAGCGAATCGCGCCTTTTGTAGGTCAGGCACCCCGGTCGAAGTCGATGCCGCCGGCCCCGCCGAAAGATGTCGCCAAAGCCCAGCGTCGTCGAAGGCTAATTGCCTGACAAGGAATAGCGCGCGGATCCGTCAGACACGTTGTTGGCGAGGACGTTGTACGTCGCGATGGTTGTTTTTCAGGCCGGCCGTTTGGCTTCAGCGGAGGTGCCTGACCCACTTGGCTGCGTGTCGTCAGGGAAGGTGAAATCAGACTCTACCAAGCTGTCTGCCGCCGAATACAAATGTGCCGAATGGAATTCAAACCACGCCATCGGCCCGTCAGTCGAACGGTAGGTTCGCTC of Planctomycetia bacterium contains these proteins:
- a CDS encoding DNA polymerase, with the protein product MIDTFREIWLADFEFSAPPGERPQPLCLVAREFRSGRLLRLWRDELHALRIPPFDTGRRTLFVAYYASAELGCYLSLDWPMPERILDLYVEFRNASNGLPTTCGNGLLGALVHYGLGGIEAAEKQEMRELAMRGNDYTDAEQVALLDYCQTDVDALAKLLPKMLPEIDLPRAILRGRYMAAAARMESAGVPIDVESLEQLRESWRSIQGQLIERIDADFGVYVPRGQKRIDPSTPAGAAVFTEAHHNELDPHHLAEALDYVWKRELDSRLEWERAKAAARRDTGLTVRKIEDWERRGGRHGRGGDHSDYPGLDVTAREIAGRYPELGIGPGYDGDDGRDYAALLWETLREPARPKPVKHDPELIARAVDLLRNNPGETDPAQAMTFSAERFARYLIAEDIPWPRLASGALALDDDTFRQMARTYAQVAPLRELRHSLGEMRLFSDLAVGADGRNRCLLSPFRSTTGRNQPSNAKFIFGPSVWLRGLIKPSPGQAVAYIDWSQQEFGIAAVLSDDPAMRHAYASGDPYLEFAKQAGLIPRDATKQSHPAERDRCKVCILATQYGMGPASLAQSLGQPEAYARELLDLHRAAYPRFWKWSQACVDHAMLRGSLWTVFGWRVHVGGKSNPRSLANFPMQANGAEMLRLACCLATERGITVCAPVHDAVLVEGADEEIDHVVAATQAVMREASATVLDGFELRSDAKIIRYPERYSDPRGERMWGEVSELLTQSNMLRNQQHLLV
- a CDS encoding helix-turn-helix domain-containing protein yields the protein MLAVDIPALLDTEQVAHILDVKPATLVAWRHHRRYPLRFTRVGRNIRYRREDVLAFLEARTVDCGDSQN
- a CDS encoding tyrosine-type recombinase/integrase, producing the protein MRSKLRVADPDGRAEPIKFRFSKGSLERFPAPAEGRIFVYDELVPGLCLAVTQAGGRTFYRNGRVDGRPQRVRIGTFPGTSIEQARKVAAKINGQVADGQDPQEAKRNRRAEVTLGDVFNFHLEHFARLKKKTWREDERMFNAYLSPWKNRRLATIRTEEVQAFHTRLGTDHGQYQANRVIELVGKLFSTAAGKLGWKGDNPALAVDRFKEQSRDRFLLPDEVPKLLRAIDDCPDAAWRNYFRLLLLTGVRRANALAARWEQIDWQRAVWRLPETKSGKPVNVELAPQAVEVLEAQREIVTGSPWVFPANRSDSKSGHASQPDKAWRAICAAAGITDLRLHDLRRTLGSWQAIGGASQTIIGASLGHSPGSSATAVYSRLTQSTVRESVTKAVDALLAAGRAK